The proteins below are encoded in one region of Helianthus annuus cultivar XRQ/B chromosome 2, HanXRQr2.0-SUNRISE, whole genome shotgun sequence:
- the LOC118489105 gene encoding L-lactate dehydrogenase B-like, which yields MKKTPSSSTLGPEGLDIAQSFFKPIQHSSPPPLTTRTTKITVVGVGNVGMAIAQTILTQGLANELALVDVNSDKLRGEKLDLQHAAAFLPRTNITASVDYSNTVGSDLVIVTAGARQIVGESRLNLLQRNVSLFRKVIPPLAERSPDGILLVVSNPVDVLTYVAWKLSGFPSNRVIGSGTNLDSSRFRFLIADHLDLNAQDVQAYIVGEHGDSSVALWSSISVGGVPILSFLERQQIAYEKQTLEKIHKEVVEGAYEVISLKGYTSWAIGYSVASLARAILRDQRSIHPVSVLAKGFYGIHGGEPFLSLPAQLGRSGVLGVTNVHLTEEEEKQLQKSAKTILELQAQLGI from the exons atgaagaaaactCCATCATCTTCAACCTTAGGTCCAGAAGGTTTAGACATAGCACAATCCTTCTTCAAACCCATCCAACACTCCTCCCCACCACCCCTAACCACCCGAACCACCAAAATCACCGTGGTCGGTGTTGGCAACGTGGGCATGGCAATAGCCCAGACCATCCTAACCCAAGGACTCGCCAACGAGCTCGCACTCGTCGACGTAAACTCCGACAAACTACGCGGCGAAAAGCTTGATCTCCAACATGCAGCTGCATTCCTCCCACGTACCAACATCACTGCATCAGTTGATTACTCCAACACCGTTGGATCTGATCTTGTTATTGTTACAGCTGGTGCCCGACAGATTGTTGGGGAGTCTAGGTTGAATTTGTTGCAGAGGAATGTGTCTTTGTTTAGGAAGGTGATACCGCCTTTGGCTGAGAGGTCGCCTGATGGGATATTATTAGTTGTGTCGAATCCGGTTGATGTTTTGACTTATGTGGCGTGGAAACTGTCGGGGTTCCCGTCGAATCGGGTTATTGGGTCGGGTACGAATTTGGATTCGTCGAGGTTTAGGTTTTTGATTGCTGATCATCTTGATCTTAATGCTCAGGATGTGCAG GCTTACATAGTGGGGGAACACGGTGACTCATCGGTGGCGTTATGGTCAAGCATAAGCGTTGGAGGGGTGCCGATACTTAGCTTTTTAGAGAGGCAACAAATTGCATACGAGAAGCAAACACTTGAGAAGATTCACAAAGAAGTTGTGGAGGGTGCATATGAGGTAATAAGCTTGAAAGGTTACACGTCTTGGGCCATCGGCTACTCAGTGGCTAGCTTGGCTCGAGCCATACTAAGGGACCAACGTAGCATCCACCCTGTTTCGGTATTAGCCAAAGGGTTCTATGGCATTCATGGTGGTGAGCCGTTTCTTAGCTTGCCTGCACAGTTAGGGAGGAGTGGAGTGTTGGGAGTGACGAATGTGCATCTTACTGAGGAGGAGGAAAAACAACTTCAAAAGTCTGCTAAGACCATTTTGGAACTACAAGCCCAATTGGGCATATGA